The Clarias gariepinus isolate MV-2021 ecotype Netherlands chromosome 20, CGAR_prim_01v2, whole genome shotgun sequence genome includes the window TTCAATTATCAGTTTATACAAGCTATATTGATTGCTTTTTCCTCATTCTCATGAAGGGTGCAAATAACTGGACACTTTATCTACTACCTGTTTACTTATGTGACAAGTATTCAGGACATGTGCAGTGCTAAAGAAACGTTTTTGTGTAACTGAGAGCAGTGAAAACATTTCCTTGTTGTTTGATAGAGAGTGGAACGGGGATCTAAAGAAACTGCCCAACATCAAGATGCGCAAAGTTTCAGCAAAAGGCCTAGAGAAACAACACACTGCAGTGCAAGAAACACACACCATGGAAGAGAAGCAtgaagatgaggatgaggatgaagtACTTCAGGATTCTGATGCAGAGCTTTCGGAAGATAATGCATGATGCAAAACAGCTATTGACTGAgcgtatatattttttaaagtgtagaTGActgatacagtgtgtgtgtgtgtgtgtgttcaagtacAAAGTTCATTTCTAGTCAGGACTTGCTGTATATATCTGTTTGGGCTGTTGTGATGCTGCTACatccattttaaattaaaaaaaatctatttaaatgtgCCAGTCAGATTTGATCTGTTCAtgtctttcataaaaaaagtctCCAACTGTGCTTTTAATTTAGCCCCACGCCAGGAACTAGACAATTGAAGGATGTCTGACCtgtcctattattattattattattattagtgttggCTAACTGTGAAGTGAAAAACGACTCCAACACAGACATGCCAAAACTTTTCTCGAATGGCCACTAGGAGcctggctccatccatcttcaactGCTTACTTGAAGTGGATTCCCAAGGTAGCAGTTCCAGCAGGAAACCCCTTCCTTTTCCTTGGCCACTTTAACAAACTTTGACTAAGGGATCCTGAGGCACTCCCAGGCCAGTTTGGAGTTATACTCTTTCCATCTAGTCCTAGTCCTAGGTCTGGCCTCCTCCCAGCTGAATGTGCCAAGAACACCACCCTAAGGAGGCATCCTAGTGGCATCCTTACCACATGCCTGAACCAATTTATCTAATTTCTTTCTTCGCAAAGGAACCGAGTTTTGAGTACTTTGAGTTTTTCACTCGCTCATGCCCATAAttgactgatagatctcaaaaGCTTTGACTTTTGGCTCAACTTTCTTGTTGCCACAATGGCACGGATAAACGACTGCATTCAGTGAATAAATCACCATAGAGCCCTAATGTCTTTttactttacaacagaaataaatctGGTAACAGCTTGGTACTAAAATTGTTTTGACAACTGTAGGAGAGATgaatttttatgtaactcatcAGGTCAAATTATATTAGGGAATAAAATGATGCATAATTAGGGGCATAGCTGAAATGCAGGTGTTGAACTGCTAGCTGTCTGCTATCCATCGCTAACTAGAATCGTTGTAGTTTAAATTTCTACAGAGAATTACATGTAGGGTATGGTTCACTTGGATCCAAAGTAACTTTAGcataaaaattaacattattcACCATAGCATCTTAATTAAGTTAAAGCTAGCTCAGCTAACGCGTGGTAACATTTGCCCATTTTTGGGTTAACCAGAGTTTTAAGTAGTCAGGTCATGCAAAGATTGTGACGACTAAAACTCTCTgttgaactttttttaaacaaatgttcgTGGTGACGGTTGAAAACCAATAgcctgtttaattaaaattttagccaaaattaaaaaaatggaataatATACATGAGTGCTAAATATTTCATAAGCTGACACACAGGTGTCAAATAAATGGTCTTAGGGTTACAAGAGTGCAGACATCATCTTTGAATAAAGATTATCACATCAATGGACAAAGtggaaattaaatagaaataataactgTCTCCAAGTCAAGAATCTGATTAAGaaacttaacatttttattgattaaagtTGATACAAACAAcggatttatttcttttttatgattaaaaaactGTCTCAGAAAATTATAATCATTGTTAATATGTCCATGGCGCACAATCCGGTGTTTTACCCTGTAATTATGTTCAGTGCTTCATGATTGTGCAGAATTTGTACTTAATACTGATTTTTGAGGTCATAGTTCTTCTGCAAAATGTCCTGGTCAATAAAATTGGTATATTTGGCTTCAAAATGTTATGATTTTATTAGACAGTGAGGCAGGGGTGGATCGGTgattaaggtgttggactacagaCCAGAAGGCTCTTGCATCAAACCTTGATGCAGACGGGTCACCACTGTTGGACACTCGTGCAAGGTCCTTCACCTCCAAGTTCTTAGATACAATTGGGCAttgagctggcaacccgactCTGTgaataactgccacagaaacggCAGATGTATAACTGTTCCACTGTTGTATATAAAACTAAGGTTTGCATTTTCCTTATGCATTTGAATGATTTTTCCCCATAGTAATTAAGGGAAAGAAGTCAGTTCCACCAAACAGACTTCCAAACCGAaccatcacttaaaaaaaaattaaactggtGCCACCTCTGCACTTCGTCCTGCTGGGCCAGGACAGTGAACGCTAGTTTGGGTCTGGTGGGTGGCAACAGCGTGAGGGGGCGGGGCTTTTTCAGCCATGTTGCACACCAAGTCTGGACAGTTGTGCACAAAGATGACACAGTTAAAAGCCTTCAGGCGCCTCCAGATGTTTAGGTAGACTTTGCACTGGATGTGCATGAAAATGAGGCCTGCCACCATGCTGAGGGTAACAATGCCAAGCTTGGTCCAGAACAACCACTCCAGCGGTCCTGCAACATCGAGAGGTATATAATTACAGCAGTGTCCAATTAGAAGACAAAGACATAAGCATTgagtgttaaataaacatcattaCAACCTAATTTTTGCTTATTTTCATTAAGAATGCAAATGCTTATGCAAgacctttttttatatacaacgaGCCAACGTAGGAATATAGAATGAAAATCCTTTTAAAGATCgtatttaaaatctgtttatgATAAGCCTTGGATTATATAAAGCATGATCCAGATAAGTTGTTACCATAGCAACGAGAACGTATTAGAATTAGAACAAATAGAAAAAGGGATTTGACCACTATGCTCTTTACCTTGCTGTAATCCTTCAGTAGTGTAGTGCATGAGGACGAAGACATAAAGGGACCAGGCGACACAGCCCATGGCCATCAGGTGAAAGATCACGGCGCAGAAGATCCTCCTGCGTTCACCTGCGGACAGGTTCAAGTTCTCccactgagaaagagagagacgatgcaatgaaataaacttttaatctaaGCATTAGTCTTTCACGTTAAGTGATCACGTTTCGTGTTTTTGTGTACGTGAGAGATAGAGCGTTGCACCTTGCGCAAGGGTTTGAGGTGCGACTCCATGATGAAGTTGAATTTACACAGTTCACAGCAGCGCGTGTCCGAGCTTTTGATCCACTGGTGCAGGCAGGCGTGGTGGACGAAGCGTAGACTCCCTGTGCACCTACACGGCATGATGAGAGGACACTCCTCATCAGCTTCACTGTGGCAGATCCTACACATACAACAAACTTTTAACAGACCATTACTACATATGATTTCTCTATGatgtctcttttttctttttggagtCTCTCACCTGCACAGTTCAGGTTCATTATCAGTGCATGCTTCCTGTAGAGTCCTGTTCTGATTGGATGGCTTTGTGTATTTCTGAGTTGTAGGGACGGCCATATCTGTGCCTCCTGGTCCCTGTTCCTCATAAGTCTTTGTAATTGgcccctcctcttcctcctcctcctcctcttcctcctccttacTACCTTTGCTGGCATGATTGGCTGAATTGCTCTCTAGCTCGTCCATATTAAAGGATGTCCTCTGTGACGTTTTGAGGTCCTGTTTCTGGGCTTTATCCCCACAAGAACCCGGGAACACAAGTGGACGTCGTCTACGCCGGGCTTTCTCACGACTCCAGGACCGTTCTGCCCTGTGGTACTGTTCGTCTTCTGAAGAAGAGTCATTCTTGGTGTTCGTGATTCCTGACTGCTCCACCCAGTCTGCAATGCAACCACTGCTCTTCCGGTGTCGCCTGTGTCGCCGGTATCGACGCTTCACCTGTTGCTTAGTGATGGGAGTGTGGTTTACGGGAACGATGGTGGTGGTATGGTTTGGGCCATGATATCCAGAGTTGAATACATCACCAGTGCTggatacacacattcacaatttaatttttatttttaattcattttaagattcatttaagattcaaagaact containing:
- the marchf1 gene encoding E3 ubiquitin-protein ligase MARCHF1; the protein is MPVHQISVMPVSEDASFNGQDSIRTRNKNKVNKVHRSTQESALSGVSQPFATASCQEMGSTGDVFNSGYHGPNHTTTIVPVNHTPITKQQVKRRYRRHRRHRKSSGCIADWVEQSGITNTKNDSSSEDEQYHRAERSWSREKARRRRRPLVFPGSCGDKAQKQDLKTSQRTSFNMDELESNSANHASKGSKEEEEEEEEEEEGPITKTYEEQGPGGTDMAVPTTQKYTKPSNQNRTLQEACTDNEPELCRICHSEADEECPLIMPCRCTGSLRFVHHACLHQWIKSSDTRCCELCKFNFIMESHLKPLRKWENLNLSAGERRRIFCAVIFHLMAMGCVAWSLYVFVLMHYTTEGLQQGPLEWLFWTKLGIVTLSMVAGLIFMHIQCKVYLNIWRRLKAFNCVIFVHNCPDLVCNMAEKAPPPHAVATHQTQTSVHCPGPAGRSAEVAPV